A genomic segment from Chrysemys picta bellii isolate R12L10 chromosome 11, ASM1138683v2, whole genome shotgun sequence encodes:
- the LOC101931001 gene encoding leucine-rich repeat-containing protein 15-like, producing the protein MRVHYLIWIWIHFFFGESEFHYLCQEICLCKEEAKFVNCSGVNVTDNLIFPPETEHLDLSISNLYSVPSKVLRSLWKLQVLLLSGNYITEVGERAFSSLERLQKLDIHRNEITVLGSSFSTGLTSLRELNLSYNRLQELYYRNFQHFENLQKLSFQNNNISSIEMGAFRSLTRLRQLHLQNNHLLNLHNGVFSMLQHLEFLNLEGNRIKTISPGVFTSLNSLTVLNLVHNEIEHIRFKTFLTIQTPGTHILLSYNPWICDCDLQRVFAKLHSVKRLILDDYDNMTCMEPQVLRNLSLSSVDTQLCVAETVTVLVITFTVFITVVAAIVMAERNRKKRTGKHWSEDSDISYESQD; encoded by the coding sequence ATGCGTGTCCACTATTTAATCTGGATTTGGATTCACTTCTTCTTTGGCGAGTCTGAATTTCATTACCTATGTCAGGAAATCTGCCTTTGCAAAGAAGAGGCCAAGTTTGTGAACTGCTCTGGAGTCAATGTGACTGACAACCTCATCTTCCCACCTGAGACTGAGCACTTGGATTTGTCCATCAGTAACCTGTATTCTGTTCCAAGCAAAGTTCTGAGATCCCTGTGGAAGTTACAAGTTCTACTTCTGAGTGGGAACTACATCACCGAAGTTGGAGAGAGAGCATTTAGCTCTTTAGAGAGACTCCAGAAGCTTGATATCCATAGAAACGAGATTACAGTGCTTGGAAGCAGTTTTTCCACAGGGCTCACCTCTCTCAGAGAGCTGAATTTGTCCTATAATAGGCTCCAGGAACTATATTACAGGAACTTCCAGCATTTTGAGAACCTTCAGAAGCTCAGCTTCCAAAATAACAACATCTCCTCCATAGAAATGGGAGCCTTCCGGAGTCTGACCCGCTTGAGGCAGCTTCATCTTCAAAATAATCACCTCTTGAACCTCCACAATGGGGTCTTCTCCATGCTGCAGCATTTAGAGTTTCTGAACTTGGAGGGCAACAGGATAAAGACGATTTCTCCTGGGGTCTTTACATCCTTGAACAGCCTAACGGTACTTAACTTGGTGCACAATGAAATTGAACATATCCGATTCAAAACCTTCCTAACAATCCAGACCCCTGGGACACACATCTTGCTCTCCTACAACCCGTGGATCTGTGACTGTGACCTGCAGAGAGTCTTTGCAAAGCTGCACAGTGTCAAGCGGCTGATCTTGGATGACTACGACAACATGACATGCATGGAGCCGCAAGTCCTGAGAAACCTGTCCCTGTCATCAGTGGACACCCAGCTCTGCGTCGCAGAGACTGTGACGGTTCTCGTCATTACCTTCACAGTGTTCATTACTGTGGTGGCAGCTATTGTGATGGCTGAGAGGAACAGGAAGAAAAGGACAGGCAAGCACTGGAGTGAGGACAGTGACATCTCTTACGAATCACAAGACTGA